One Kitasatospora sp. NBC_01287 DNA window includes the following coding sequences:
- a CDS encoding hybrid sensor histidine kinase/response regulator: MRDGNFRRRLTVPGDGPMAEIAAMFNEVAERNQHLTGELARVRRAVGREGRLTARLENGAGEGAWASAVDNCNALIDDLARPMAEVGRVLASIAEGDLDQRMELRSNQPDGGSHPLRGEFLKVGRTVNGLVDQLSEFTDEVTRVAIEVGTEGKLGGQARVRSMSGSWKDLADSVNTMAGRLTAQVRNIAEVTTAVAKGDLSHKVTVDVAGEMLELKNTVNTMVDQLNSFAAQVTRVARDVGTEGRLGGQAQVPGVAGVWRDLTDSVNFMANNLTDQVRNIAQVTTAVARGDLSQKIEVDARGEILELKNTINTMVDQLSAFAAQVTRVARDVGTEGRLGGQAQVPGVAGVWRDLTDSVNFMANNLTDQVRNIAQVTTAVARGDLSQKIQVDARGEILELKNTINTMVDQLSAFADEVTRVARDVGTEGILGGQASVPGVSGTWKDLTNSVNLMANNLTSQVRNIAEVTTAVALGDVSKKITVDARGEILELVTTVNTMVDQLSAFADEVTRVAREVGTEGILGGQARVRGVSGIWKDLTDNVNFMASNLTSQVRNIAEVATAVARGDLSKKITIEAQGEVAALAGTLNTMVDQLNAFAVQVTRVAREVGTDGILGGQADVPGVAGIWKDLTDNVNQMANNLTGQVRNIALVITAVARGDLSQKIDVDARGEILDLKTSINTMVDQLSSFADEVTRVAREVGTDGRLGGQARVPGVDGTWQDLTEGVNELANNLTRQVRAIAQVATAVTRGDLSLRIDVDASGEIDELKDNINQMIANLRETTRTNQEQDWLKTNMARFSGLLQGRRDLEAVASLIMSELTPVISAQHGAFFLAQPAGRTAEMITEDDDESDTVLRLIGSYGYQRRSMPTTFRPGESLVGQAAVEKRPISLTEAPPGYLRISSGLGEASPAHVVVLPVLFEGRLLGVIELATFSAFTTVVMDFLNQIADLIGVTVNTISVNTKTEGLLLESQRLTAELSMRSAELEARQEELERTNEELQEKAEQLAQQNRDIEIKNSEIEEARKVLEERAEQLALASRYKSEFLANMSHELRTPLNSLLILAKLLSDNNEGNLSSKQVEFADTIHGAGSDLLQLINDILDLSKVEAGKMDVRPAKIALVQLTDYVEAAFRPLTADKGLEFTVTVSPELPPTLHTDEQRLQQVLRNLLSNAVKFTDSGAVHLAIEPARPVVPQHVREQLLESGQIDDPDAQLVAFSVTDTGIGIPGNKLREIFEAFKQADGGTSRKYGGTGLGLSISREIARLLGGEIHAESELGEGSTFTLYLPLHSGAAEGQPERERPAGGAAGGGRLRAAVGITPTGLPVPVGENPADHWAQEVRELAEERRRDAAERRRSALDAEAAPGPRAEELPAPRAGAGPQFQGRFDGEEVLIVDDDVRNVFALTSVLEQYGLTVLYAENGREGIEMLEHHEDVALVLMDIMMPEMDGYATTEAIRRMPNFAGLPIIALTAKAMKGDREKSLAAGASDHVTKPVDTDHLLGVMRQWLGARGELA, translated from the coding sequence ATGCGCGACGGCAACTTCCGGCGCCGCCTCACCGTGCCGGGCGACGGTCCGATGGCTGAGATCGCCGCGATGTTCAACGAGGTGGCGGAGCGCAACCAGCACCTGACCGGCGAGCTGGCCCGGGTGCGCCGGGCGGTCGGGCGCGAGGGCCGGCTGACCGCCCGGCTGGAGAACGGCGCGGGCGAGGGCGCCTGGGCCTCGGCGGTGGACAACTGCAACGCGCTGATCGACGACCTGGCCCGCCCGATGGCCGAGGTCGGCCGGGTGCTGGCCTCGATCGCCGAGGGTGACCTCGACCAGCGGATGGAGTTGCGCTCCAACCAGCCCGACGGCGGCAGCCACCCGCTGCGCGGTGAGTTCCTCAAGGTCGGGCGGACCGTCAACGGACTGGTCGACCAGCTCTCCGAGTTCACCGACGAAGTGACCCGGGTGGCCATCGAGGTGGGCACCGAGGGCAAGCTCGGCGGCCAGGCCCGGGTCCGCTCGATGTCGGGCAGCTGGAAGGACCTGGCCGACTCCGTCAACACCATGGCGGGCCGCCTCACCGCCCAGGTGCGCAACATCGCCGAGGTGACCACGGCGGTGGCCAAGGGCGACCTCTCGCACAAGGTCACGGTCGACGTGGCAGGCGAGATGCTGGAGCTGAAGAACACCGTCAACACGATGGTGGACCAGCTGAATTCGTTCGCCGCGCAGGTGACGCGGGTGGCGCGGGACGTGGGGACCGAGGGGCGCCTGGGTGGTCAGGCGCAGGTGCCGGGGGTCGCGGGGGTGTGGCGCGATCTGACCGATTCGGTGAACTTCATGGCGAACAACCTCACCGATCAGGTGCGCAACATCGCGCAGGTGACCACGGCGGTGGCGCGCGGTGACCTGTCGCAGAAGATCGAAGTGGATGCCCGGGGCGAGATCCTGGAGCTGAAGAACACCATCAACACCATGGTCGACCAGCTCTCCGCCTTCGCCGCGCAGGTGACGCGGGTGGCGCGGGACGTGGGGACCGAGGGGCGCCTGGGTGGTCAGGCGCAGGTGCCGGGGGTCGCGGGGGTGTGGCGCGATCTGACCGATTCGGTGAACTTCATGGCGAACAACCTCACCGATCAGGTGCGCAACATCGCGCAGGTGACCACGGCGGTGGCGCGCGGTGACCTGTCGCAGAAGATCCAGGTGGATGCCCGGGGCGAGATCCTGGAGCTGAAGAACACCATCAACACCATGGTCGACCAGCTCTCCGCCTTCGCGGACGAGGTGACCAGGGTCGCCAGGGACGTCGGTACCGAGGGCATCCTCGGCGGCCAGGCCAGCGTGCCGGGGGTCTCCGGCACCTGGAAGGACCTCACCAACAGCGTCAACCTGATGGCCAACAACCTGACCAGCCAGGTGCGCAACATCGCCGAGGTGACCACGGCGGTGGCGCTCGGCGACGTCTCCAAGAAGATCACCGTCGACGCGCGCGGCGAGATCCTGGAACTGGTCACCACCGTCAACACCATGGTCGACCAGCTGAGCGCGTTCGCCGACGAGGTGACCCGGGTGGCCCGCGAGGTGGGCACCGAGGGGATCCTGGGCGGCCAGGCCCGGGTGCGCGGGGTCTCGGGCATCTGGAAGGACCTGACCGACAACGTCAACTTCATGGCGTCCAACCTGACCAGCCAGGTGCGCAACATCGCCGAGGTGGCCACCGCGGTGGCCCGCGGCGACCTCTCGAAGAAGATCACCATCGAGGCGCAGGGCGAGGTCGCCGCGCTGGCCGGCACCCTCAACACGATGGTCGACCAGCTGAACGCCTTCGCCGTCCAGGTGACCCGGGTGGCCCGCGAGGTGGGCACCGACGGCATCCTCGGCGGCCAGGCGGACGTGCCGGGCGTGGCCGGCATCTGGAAGGACCTGACCGACAACGTCAACCAGATGGCCAACAACCTGACCGGCCAGGTGCGCAACATCGCCCTGGTGATCACGGCGGTGGCCCGCGGCGACCTGTCCCAGAAGATCGACGTGGACGCCCGCGGCGAGATCCTGGACCTGAAGACCAGCATCAACACCATGGTGGACCAGCTGAGTTCGTTCGCCGATGAGGTGACCCGGGTGGCCCGCGAGGTGGGCACCGACGGCCGGCTCGGCGGCCAGGCCCGGGTCCCCGGGGTGGACGGCACCTGGCAGGACCTCACCGAGGGTGTGAACGAGCTCGCCAACAACCTGACCCGGCAGGTGCGCGCGATCGCCCAGGTGGCCACCGCCGTGACCCGCGGCGACCTGTCCCTGCGCATCGACGTCGACGCCTCGGGCGAGATCGACGAGCTCAAGGACAACATCAACCAGATGATCGCCAACCTGCGCGAGACCACGCGCACCAACCAGGAGCAGGACTGGCTGAAGACCAACATGGCCCGCTTCTCCGGCCTGCTCCAGGGCCGGCGCGACCTGGAGGCGGTCGCCTCGCTGATCATGTCGGAGCTGACCCCGGTGATCTCCGCGCAGCACGGCGCCTTCTTCCTGGCCCAGCCGGCCGGCCGGACCGCCGAGATGATCACCGAGGACGACGACGAGTCGGACACGGTGCTGCGCCTGATCGGCTCGTACGGCTACCAGCGCCGCTCGATGCCCACCACCTTCCGCCCCGGTGAGTCGCTGGTCGGCCAGGCCGCGGTGGAGAAGCGCCCGATCAGCCTGACCGAGGCGCCCCCCGGGTACCTGCGGATCTCCTCCGGCCTCGGCGAGGCCTCACCGGCCCATGTGGTGGTGCTGCCGGTGCTCTTCGAGGGCCGGCTGCTCGGGGTGATCGAGCTGGCCACCTTCAGCGCCTTCACCACCGTGGTGATGGACTTCCTGAACCAGATCGCCGACCTGATCGGCGTCACGGTCAACACCATCAGCGTCAACACCAAGACCGAGGGGCTGCTGCTGGAGTCCCAGCGGCTGACCGCCGAACTCTCCATGCGCTCGGCCGAGTTGGAGGCGCGCCAGGAGGAGCTGGAGCGCACCAACGAGGAGCTGCAGGAGAAGGCCGAGCAACTGGCCCAGCAGAACCGCGACATCGAGATCAAGAACAGCGAGATCGAGGAGGCCCGCAAGGTCCTGGAGGAGCGCGCCGAGCAGCTCGCCCTCGCCTCGCGCTACAAGAGCGAGTTCCTCGCCAACATGTCGCACGAGCTGCGCACCCCGCTCAACTCCCTGCTGATCCTGGCCAAGCTGCTCTCCGACAACAACGAGGGCAACCTCTCCTCCAAGCAGGTCGAGTTCGCCGACACCATCCACGGCGCCGGGTCCGACCTGCTGCAGCTGATCAACGACATCCTCGACCTCTCCAAGGTCGAGGCCGGCAAGATGGACGTCCGCCCGGCCAAGATCGCCCTGGTCCAGCTGACCGACTACGTCGAGGCGGCGTTCCGGCCGCTGACCGCCGACAAGGGCCTGGAGTTCACGGTCACCGTCTCGCCCGAGCTGCCGCCCACCCTGCACACCGACGAGCAGCGGCTCCAGCAGGTGCTGCGCAACCTGCTCTCCAACGCGGTGAAGTTCACCGACTCCGGCGCGGTGCACCTGGCCATCGAGCCGGCCCGCCCGGTGGTGCCGCAACACGTGCGCGAGCAACTGCTGGAGTCCGGTCAGATCGACGACCCGGACGCCCAGTTGGTGGCCTTCTCGGTGACCGACACCGGCATCGGCATCCCCGGCAACAAGCTGCGCGAGATCTTCGAGGCGTTCAAGCAGGCCGACGGCGGGACCAGCCGCAAGTACGGCGGCACCGGCCTGGGACTGTCCATCAGCCGGGAGATCGCCCGGCTGCTGGGCGGGGAGATCCACGCCGAGAGCGAGTTGGGCGAGGGCAGCACCTTCACCCTCTACCTGCCGCTGCACAGCGGGGCCGCGGAGGGCCAGCCGGAGCGCGAGCGGCCGGCGGGCGGGGCGGCGGGCGGCGGCCGGCTGCGGGCCGCGGTCGGCATCACCCCCACCGGGCTGCCGGTGCCGGTCGGTGAGAACCCGGCCGACCACTGGGCCCAGGAGGTCCGCGAGCTGGCCGAGGAGCGGCGCCGGGACGCGGCCGAGCGCCGGCGCTCGGCCCTGGACGCCGAGGCGGCGCCCGGCCCGCGCGCCGAGGAGCTGCCGGCGCCCCGGGCCGGTGCGGGGCCGCAGTTCCAGGGCCGGTTCGACGGCGAGGAGGTGCTGATCGTCGATGACGACGTGCGCAACGTCTTCGCCCTCACCAGCGTGCTGGAGCAGTACGGACTGACCGTGCTGTACGCGGAGAACGGCCGCGAGGGCATCGAGATGCTCGAACACCACGAGGACGTGGCCCTGGTGCTGATGGACATCATGATGCCGGAGATGGACGGCTACGCGACCACCGAGGCGATCCGCCGGATGCCCAACTTCGCCGGGCTGCCGATCATCGCGCTGACCGCCAAGGCGATGAAGGGCGACCGGGAGAAGAGCCTCGCGGCGGGCGCCTCCGACCACGTGACCAAGCCGGTGGACACCGACCACCTGCTCGGTGTGATGCGGCAGTGGCTGGGGGCGCGCGGCGAACTCGCCTAG